The following are from one region of the Acidobacteriota bacterium genome:
- a CDS encoding class I SAM-dependent methyltransferase: MREYDQIAEWYATARDPEVGIPELADFARGLPPHARVLDLGCGNGIPISRFLLQEGFDVVALDSSLEMIERYRAAFPSVPARCGRIQDAHFAAESFDAVVAWGVLFHLSEDDQRAVVRQVSDWLKPGGQFFFTSGDVQGSKQGEMNGVAFHYVSLGADGYRELLERSGMELKTHFNDPGDNHVYVAEKVA, translated from the coding sequence ATGCGCGAATACGACCAAATCGCCGAGTGGTACGCCACAGCCCGGGATCCCGAGGTCGGCATTCCCGAGCTCGCAGACTTTGCCCGTGGCTTGCCGCCCCACGCGCGGGTGCTCGATCTCGGCTGTGGCAACGGCATCCCGATCTCTCGGTTCCTGCTCCAGGAAGGCTTCGACGTGGTGGCGTTGGATAGCTCGTTGGAGATGATCGAACGCTACCGCGCCGCGTTTCCGAGCGTCCCCGCCCGCTGCGGGCGGATCCAAGACGCCCACTTCGCCGCCGAGTCCTTCGATGCGGTGGTGGCCTGGGGCGTGCTCTTCCACCTATCAGAAGACGACCAGCGAGCCGTGGTACGGCAGGTTTCGGATTGGTTGAAGCCCGGCGGGCAGTTTTTCTTTACCTCGGGAGATGTGCAGGGTTCGAAGCAGGGGGAGATGAATGGAGTGGCGTTCCACTACGTCTCGTTGGGCGCGGACGGATACCGGGAGCTGCTGGAGCGATCGGGGATGGAGCTGAAGACCCACTTCAACGACCCCGGGGACAACCACGTCTATGTCGCCGAGAAGGTGGCTTGA